The genomic segment TGTGGTTGGCCAAGTGCCCTTgaccatggttcaagccacaccttagaaTTTTAGTAAGAGACTTTGGTCGGTgattcaagccccaatggccactGGTTTCACAAACCACGCAAGGAAGCGCATTTGCTGCCACTGTGTTATGACAGCAACTTaggcttcggttcagaggtcatgttcgagttcttggttggcttttagcctatggccttggactggacagtacctcaatgagttaggaaggttatgtttttggctgtttgtgatttggttaagtttagaggtcgtacgagaatttacggtgcaatgtgccaaagcgactctcgaaagagcgtttcatgattttggcctccattcacatttttcgtgtattacagccctagggTTATgatttccagtattttaggtctattttaatcatggctaaacgatggttcaatgTCGGTTCGgattggtacgaagccatggttgaatactaagtttgttgggcgtaattgtctcgtttttagttcggtTATGAAGTATTTGTCAAGtcaagattatttgcatgtttctcatgttagaattaggtcgcagcaagcctgagaacgatccaactcatccggtaaaacagggttataattatattacgtgcgtaaaatttaaaatgtttattttttagatatatgcgatatgtcttgtggccaccttatgcttatgggattgcttcacccgtGACTTACGActggtttacgattatgtatgggtacagatatccagtccaagggctgtgatgatctctaccgaccagtatactgtggtttagtctgatcagacgtgcatgttatgttatgggccacttgcgtagaaacattatctcaacCAGAAAAATTACGAAATGATagtttatgacagggctctatcgagcaaatcttttacgtacgattttcagatatgcacgtatttataattactcatgacacgattttcaccttacgctctacgatatgatatttttacgttacacgaaattttatgatatatttactttttaTTCACGGTATATGCAtactgagtctttagactcactagacttgattgttatagggactgatgaggtcgagactgagggcggggaccaccAGTGAgatagcttgggtcagcagtagtaggaacccgaggacctcatgcttcagtttatTCActattttatgttcaaactcagttttaacaTGTTGAATGATTTgtaagttgttgttttgaaacacaatatttacttccgctgttattttaaagttaaatacatttatcagtttattttatgaatgatgcatgttatttatttaaagaggaaaattttaaataattccgcaaaattacgaatacgaaatacgggcctttacataaGTACAATTCGGCCGAAGCCAagggtttgaaaaaaaaaatttcctagtATACTTTAAAGGAAAAAATGTAGTAGACGCTTCGATGACAGTGAAGATGAAGATCATGCTGttaaaaaatttcttcaaaTACTAGAGTCAGAAGTGGTAAAGCAACCAGTTAGACATCAAACAATTTCTATTGTTCAGTTTGTTGAGCATCAAGATCACATTGAAATACAAACTGACAATATTCCAACTGAAGCAGAAGAAATTGGTCAGTTACAAACTGAACCAGAAACGCAAAGATGTCTCACATATCCAAACTACAGATGGAGTAGAAAGCATCCTCAGAACTTGGTATTAGGtaacccatctgatccggtaaaaccaaaaattagattttgaatttatttaaacatTCTGCTTTTATATCgcaactagaaccaaagaaaactgaagaAGATCTAGTTGATATCAGTTGGGTCATCGCTATGtcagaagagctaaatcagttttaCAAATGACAATGTCTAGACATTAGTTCCAAGACGTTCTTCAAAATTTATCATCGGTACCAAACGCGCATAAAAGAACAAATtaaacgaagatggttcagttgtgcgcaacaaagcgagACTGGTCACACAAGGCAACAGAAAGGAAGAAAGAATAGATAACGACGAGACATATGTTCCAGTTGCTCGACTGGAACCAAGCAGGATCTTGCTAGCCTACGCAtccttcaaaaatttcaaagtatatcaaatggatgttaaaagcACATTTCTGAACGGTTAATTATAAGAAGAGGTCTATGTAGATCAACCTACAGTTTTTTGCATAACCTACTCCCCGATCACGTTTATCATCTTAATAAAGCTTTATATTGTCTAAAACAAGCATCTAGAGCTTGATATAAGACTTTATCATAGTTCGTAATGGATCACGCATCTAGAGCTTGATATGAGACTTTATCATAGTTCGTAATTGATCACGATTTAATAGTGGGAACAGTTGATCaaaattttattcaaatttagaAAAAAGATCATTCATTACTTGttaaaatttatgttgatgatattatatttgggtcaactaaccccaaactatGCGATAATTTTACTAAGCTGTTGCAGGATAAGTTCGAGATGAGCACGATAGGTAAACTAACATTCTTTCtaggtctgcaagtgaagcaactgaaaactgatatttatatcagtcagaccaaatacacaAAAGAACTTAAATTTGATAAGTATGAaggtggaatatcagttgagatggCACTCTATAGAGGTCTAGTATGTtttttattatacctaactgctagtcatcctgatattatgtttgttgtctgtttatgtgctagatttcaggatAATCCTAAACCATCGCATTTCTTTGCTGTTAAacgcatattgaaatatctcaaaggcacacaaaatgtgggtcTATGGTATGTTAATGATTCATATTTCAATTTAGTAAGATACTCAGATGCAGATTACGCAAGATGTAAGCTTGATCACAAAAGTACAAGTCCACATCTGACTTGAGCGCACCCTCCCGGATCCCTTCTAACGGTCTCTTTTGTGATTTCAAACTTAAAGTAAATTTGAGGTCTGCATTCAGGCTAGTTTCACATACTGGAACCGAACCCTATGAAAGGGCCCATCAAGATCAAGCCCAAAAAAGACTTTGGACCCCAGGCCCACTCCTAACCTAGGTAAGTGACCCATGATGGATCTCATGTAcgctcctataaatatcaggtttgattGTCCAATTCATTCATCACAATATTGATTCTTagctctctcttttttttctcaATACCTGACTTAAGCGTCGGAAGGCTACGTCGAGACACCCTCCCGCCCCCTTCTAACAAGGTatattttgtgatttcaggcctaAAGTAAATTCGAGGTCTGCATTCACACTAGTATCATCTGCTGAAATCGAACCCTATATTTCTAGTGAGTATCAACAAGGTTATCATTATGTTTCAAACAATTGGATTTATAAATATTAACCACGTGCAAAGTAATATAAGATTTGTACCTGATTCTAACAATATCCATTTCGATATCAGACATACCGTGTCACGAATTCGAATGAATCGACTAGTGCGAACCAATAATTCTAACATTAATACTCTTTAGATAGTTGGAAATTTCGCTAGAATGATTGAGACGAAAAATAATTCTAagagaaaaatatttaaatcgaTATGTGCTGAAACActgaattaaaaaatattttcacatcCTCGTAAGTGATACTCTGATTCAACAGGATTATGAGCAAAAATATTCCCCAAAATACAATGATCACGCCTTGCTCACGGTTGCACGGTTCGGTGCAAAGCTTCCACGAAAATTCTCGTATTATGTCACAAAGATTTAATTATTACCattaataatagtaatagaGAATATTGATTGAAAACGTATACAAAAAACAAGGGTAATAACTAGGTATTAATGTGAaaattaatatcataatttacaaattaaaatcaataattccTTTCTTAGAACTTTGAAGTacaaatattttgtaaaaattcCAACACAATTAAGGTGACAATCTATTGCATCGCCGGCTCTCAAATGGTATCGGAACCATCTCCGAATGTTGATAAAGAAAAGGGGGCTATAGCCACGTTGAAAGACCGCGACCCTACTTTATCAATATGCTTTATCTCAAAATCACCCTCCTACAAGATTTTAAACGAATAAAGAGCTGGCCGTTCAGTAACATTTGAAGGAACTTTAGAGAAAAATGTGCTTCAGTTGCGTAATTGTTTCTAAGATTTAACAGTATGTGAATCAGGATTAGAAACTCGTATATGAGGCAGTGGGTCACTAATACCGGATTATTCGATCATTAGTCGCTACACAAAGAGTAAGAAACCAAAAATCCATCTTACCATTCTGCCACTCGGCGTGCTCAACGGACATGCAGATGAATACTCAAAACCAGTATTAGGAAGGATAACAGGTTGTTCACCAATTACTCCGATGCCCCTGTTTAAAGCAGGTGGATCACAAaggggaaaataaaaattaatcataaacTAAATAGATTGTTACTCATGATGCCGGGACAATAAAAGTTATAATTATTGTCAAGAAAATGTGTTTGTTCATGAATCTCAGCAAAACTCATTAACTTACTGAACATTCTCTGTTTTGCCATTGGCGTCAGTGATGATCCAGTGCCTTCGGAGAAGTTGAACAGGGCGGTCTGAGTTGTTTGTGATTCTGATCCTATATGCAAAAAAATAAAGACCTTTCGAAGGTTGACTTCGGCCCTCAATGTACACACTTCTAACTTGAATCCTAATGCCCTGGAAAAAAGAGTCCGACTTATTGATTACCATAATTAACTACACTTGCGAAGGTCTAAAATTTCTCAGGCCACTTTTCATGTCATATCAACCACTAAGAATAAAAGAACTGCTTCCCAGTGATTTTTTTTCAAGTTGTCAACAATCCCGAAGCAGCGATTGACATCAAAAGTATCTTAGATCCGTGTTTGTTCtcagaaaaaaattataacCATATCTTTTAATAAAAACCAAATGTACAAGTTTCAACTTAAAATAAGTAGTGTGATGGTAAAAAAGACAAGAAACCATCAAGCCAAGTAGAATACCAGGGAGAATTACGAGTAAATTAAAATAGGGCACACAAATGTAGGATATCTGGCATACCAAGGTCGTTGCATCACTAGAGCACTTCAAGAGACAATGTGGAGCAATTTCCTTGAGCCCGTCACGGTACTTCGCTGCATCCTGAAAatacaaacaataaataaaaaaaaggacGCAAATAGCATGTTGAATTAATAAGAACTAGAAACTTTGATCAATGAGGGAAATATAACATGAATTGGCCATTCAATGCAAGCTTATAAAATTTGGACCAGTTGTTACATTTATACACATTCTTATACTCTCAGACGAAATAAGAAGTCAAGGGTTTCGATCTCATATAGCAAATACAATTATTTCTATATTGCAATGTTTTAGTAAATACAAGTTCCGGCagcctaatttattttgtttcaaGGTCAATAGGCCGTCTGCCATCTCCTGTATAGATATAGACCATTGTTCAACCAAAAGACTTCGGAACCAGTTTTGATATTTGTTTGAATAAAGTAGCAAGTCAAATTCAGGTTTTCAGATACTCGATaacgaaaataaaataaatccttaaaccaCTCAATTAAAACCAATGGTGTAACATATTGATATCCTTAAAGAAAACACAAGCCTACAATCAAAACAATTTTATTTCTAAAACTGGGTAGGCTTACTTTTTTCTTTCAACTTATGGAAAAAATAGTGTGATTTATCATGATAACAAAAGAAATTAATTAgggaaaaataaaaagtaaaaaattaagaaaaaggcATATACATACATCAAATCTTTCCTCAGCAATGGCCTCCCTCAACAATCTCCGAAGACACAAAACTGGCTCCTCTTCCTCGAATAGTTTTAAGGAATCACGAAGTCTAGCAGCTTCTTTGTAATCCTTAAGaacaatttctcattaatatTATGCTACAATCCTTTAGCTTTCTGTAGGACCATTTAACTCTTTCAAATAAACTTTCTCACAAGTAAAACAAATTACTAGATATAAATTCATCTGAAAGTCATGGGACGAACCAAACCAGGCAAGACATTATTACATATTGTCAGTAGAACCTCAAATACTGGGTTACTATGCTATTAAGGATGAACATTTTTCTATACACTTGGAACCGATAAGTATCATTAAGTATTCACCCTTCCATGCAATATTGGATTAATGCCCTGAGGTAGCTTGAAAGCATACATTCGGAGATTCTTACATCACATGTCCCCTGTCGGAAAAAAGGCCACGGCACCGCATACAGAAAAACCCAGAAATTTCAATAAGGTGGTGAGTGGCGAGTTAGTCCATAAAGGCAGGTGAAAATAACAAAtacaatttgaaaatttgtatGTTCTACATGGGATGATTACACTTTACAAAACAGCTAATTTAACCCCCGAATTTATATCAATTGAACACTAAAAATCCTACACTCTATTCTTCAGACACTTCACACAAAATTAAGAAACAAATTCACCTCAGATTTAGCAGCAACTTCCAATTGCTGCTTCAACAAAGCATATGTTTCCGTCAGAGAAAAAAAAGACCCCTGACTCGAACCCGAGCTCTGCGAATTACTGCAAGCAACGATTCTGTTCCCCCGGAGACCATGATCTTTAACGCCGCCACTGAGCCGACTCCGCAAGGACAGATAATTGAAATCCGCTATTACTTTCAGATTCAAAGAATGCATTTTCCAAATCCTTCAAAAATCAAAATCCaacaaaaaagaagaaaaaatatctttctttttgaagaaattcaagggGATCGGAGTAGGGCGATAAGATAGGCAAAATTTCTTCTTCGTGCTTTATCTCATGCAGCTCTTCGAAGAACACGTGAAGTTACCATTTTGGGCATCTGGTGGGGATCCAAGCGCCGCGGATAACAGGGCAATTCGAGAATTCCGGCTCTTGCTGATTTTTCCATGGCCATTTGAGAAGGCAGAGGTAATCGGTCAGCTACGAGGAAGAGATTTTTGCGGTTTTGGCAGAGAATTTGACACGTTTCAACTCTTTaagattttttaaaacatttttactattGCAACCTTAGCCGCGAGCAGAGACAAACTAAaccatcagtttcagttttctAAGATTTTTTTGCAACATTACGGCCTTAGCCTTGAAACTAGAAATCGGACGgttggaaaattaaaattaaaatctgaaTAAACATTTAAACAATGTGTTGGCTTTTTTGTAGCTTTACATACTTTTGAGTTAACGTGTACTTTCGTGGTATTTTTTTGATCTTATAAATAAACATGTTTCTTTTCTCGATACAAACAAACATACACTCAAAAtctctgtagaacccgtaaatcagtctacgtataagccatgcataattctagattttttaaaattaaattgacttcattgcaattattattttaaggcatttctttgaagttaattattttattatttcatgcagtagtttgatttttagcatttcagttatttcagtgaggccggactggagttggagttttgagatagaatttaagattcgagaaatatttccagaagttaatttagctagcaaataagttcatttaagttaaaaaagatgttttgaggatttaatttaattatttgaggtgattaagaaataagtcatttaagttccaataattaagggttaattcactaaattatttaaagaattagtgaggcttttaagggttattaagttactagataatcagcatttcccctccatttattagtaaATTTTCGGCCCCCCTTAGTTGCTAAATTATCCATTGCCAACCCAACACATTTGAcactttctttgtatttaattagtaggataattattttatttttgggagcaccatttaattaatgatcaaccttatcctcacctagtctagatggtaatggatcggccacctcaccccaacatgcaccaacaaatcatttgatatcaaactagaattcaaaattcaaaaggtgGAGACTTGTTCTTGATTTGTTCCCTATATCTTGCAACCATTTCCCTCACTCTCTTAACCACCCTTTCCCCTCCCCCATCACCAAATTAGAGAGTATTTCAGAGTGGAAAAACCGTGAGAATTCAGTGGGAGataggagagaaaaatcgagtaagaagaaaggtagaaaaggaaagaaccgctccacctcctccgcgccgagtcgtcgtattcttttcgtttttatttcaaacgataaccaaggcatgtctagattctttcaaacctcaatcaagtaatattagcaattatttttcagtatgtgatcttgttttaaaaaaaaaaatcgagatgcATGTCCAAATATTTTCGAAACCATGGTGCAGATGTTTTTtgattttccttggcaagcttcacgtttcctcttgtttagtggtttcaggtggatggttcgacttcaggctcccaaggcggcatctagacacgtaatagggtgcattaggaccatgttggtccattcaaatcagccccatgcatgatggaaccgaaaatgacagcagcattcctccactgccattttgtgcttcgaaatttcagatttttctgtcaagggaaaggatctgatcatggctgccctaggggcctatagccatggttagatcactcccctagcatgtctaagacgtgactaagttgcccttttggtggcttggtccatggctcatcggtttttacataaaacatcaagaacagccccctcccctctcggccccttcggttgGACAGCACTTGTGCATCGGGTTTGGTTGgtttggtatggatcttggttggcctatggcccttagccacggttcataccatgccccaagatgtctagatcgtgtcatggtcaatcaaatggccactgcaACGATCGGTGACAACAAAACAAGAACAATGCCCCGACGTGCAGAATTGTTTCTCGGTAAGAACtttcggttggttgctggaatgaggcgaattgtggctggcctagggcccttagccatggttcaaatcattccttgggatgttttTGAGAGGCtatggtcagtggttcaagccccaatggccaaaagtcttgcaaacgacgcgatgaaagcgaagttgctgctgctggaatttacagcaagttgctgtgtcggttcggaggctcgttcgagttctcggtcggcttttagcctatggccttggactggacagtgcctcatcgagttaggaaggtcgtgtttttgaccttttgtgattcagatcatttttgaggtcgtacgagaatttacggtgcgatgtgccaaattgactctcgaaagagcgtttcttgtttttgcctccatttcacctagatttcgaccctcatcattttaggagcattagttcataattttaagcgtattttaatcatgactatacgtcggttcagtgtcggttcgggttggttcggagtcatgcttaaatacgaagtcgttagacgtaattgtcgcattttcaaacttaattgcatagtttggtcaagtttaagctattgcatattttcatggcatatttaggttgcagcgagcctgggagcgatccaatccagttggtaaaatatacaggatattttcattttgccatttaattatattacgtgcatgaaaatagaaaatacttatttttgagatttatgcgatattgcttgaggtcaattcactattatgggagcattattttatacggtcgccagtgaccaatcagttcagtttggtaccacccggtcgccagtgaccggtcagctcagttcagtttgatactccccggtagccagttaccgatcagttcagttcagtgcaggggccacaggcgtagaccataatctcaacagaaaatttttaccagttatttcagtacagggctccaaggagcaaacattttttactatgatttcaatccagttaccagttatttcagtacaagttatcttcagtatgcctcatgacatgatattttatcccatgcacattttacttcagtatttactcgttacctacgatatttgcatgctgagtctttaggctcactagacttgattgttgtaggtactgatgaggccaggaccgagggcggggaccagtgagccagcttgggtcggcagtagtggcacccgaggacctcagtttcagcacttgccactttttttatgctcagacattttatcagttgttgaatatttttaaattgttattttcggcaaactttattttcttccgctgctatattttaaacattgaacttgagttaTCAGTTTATTTTCCGCTAATTTCCAAGCAAGGAGTTTTCGGGCCtcgacagttggtatcagagcggtggttctgtatagggttacactactactgaccacgagaagctcacgaagccacgccttcggtctgtaagttttacagttcagcattttatttatagcatgaattattttgtcagcatgcttccatgaaataatttcgaccagatttttcagcatttcagtgttcatttaaaataaattatggaattatgcatgttagttacgtatgagttatgtttggaacagtatgccccctagacgtcaagtatgacgcccgagaggtagtggcgagcaccgtcgcgaggacgatgacgatcagagacaagagaggcagacacctcctcctcctcctccacctccaccaccgcccccacctgacatgagtgcccagatgctagctgggatgacgcagttcttcgcacagtttgcggggaacaatgctgtagtgactaggccgacagggcccgaggctctttacgagcgattcatgaagatgcgtccgaaggagttttctgcgacgtctgaccccatgattgccgagggatggatcaaattcctcgaggttatcttcgagtttatggagctgggagacgtagaccgagtccgatgtgccacctatctgttcactggagacgcccgcttatggtgggaaggagcttcagtagccctgaccttggctacactttcatggacacgcttcacggaggttttctactccaaatattttgccgaggaagtgcgcaccaagttgaccactgagttcatgagcatgagacagggagatatgacggttacggagttcatccgtaagttcgagaggggctgtcattttgtacccctgatcgcgaatgatgccaaagccaagttgatgcatttcctggtgggtctacggccgatcttgcgccaggatgttagggtgtctgaacctgctacttatgagattgctgtctccaaagccctagccgcagagcaggatctgcgggatatcgagagggatcgccagggcaagcgcccagtccaggtaccacaccgccttcctcctcatcagcatcagcagcagaacaagaggccttttcatggaccgcctagaaacagaggccagcagcagcagcagcaccagcggggacgcccagccccgaggacttatgagcacccagtctgtcccaagtgctcacgccgccatcctggagcatgtatgtctggctcaagaaagtgttttaagtgtggcagtccagaccacatgttgctacagtgccctcagaggaatctgcctacccaaggcagagtttttgctctccatgccgcggaaaccaacccggagactatgttgttgacaggtacctttaagctttaagttattatttaaatttcgtgttttgggaataaggattaagattgaacttagaactgtgataggattgcatgctctactcagtagtattttggggatttaagttagaagaactttgaccattgcatgtctataagtttagttcttgtagctactggattcaacttagagctccgctctttcagggagaatttttatatctggttccgctaccaaggccttgatagattcaggggccactcactcgtttatttcggaggtctttgcaaactttctcaagatccagaccattgggctagataca from the Primulina tabacum isolate GXHZ01 chromosome 16, ASM2559414v2, whole genome shotgun sequence genome contains:
- the LOC142529508 gene encoding uncharacterized protein LOC142529508, encoding MHSLNLKVIADFNYLSLRSRLSGGVKDHGLRGNRIVACSNSQSSGSSQGSFFSLTETYALLKQQLEVAAKSEDYKEAARLRDSLKLFEEEEPVLCLRRLLREAIAEERFDDAAKYRDGLKEIAPHCLLKCSSDATTLGIRIQVRSVYIEGRSQPSKGLYFFAYRIRITNNSDRPVQLLRRHWIITDANGKTENVQGIGVIGEQPVILPNTGFEYSSACPLSTPSGRMEGDFEIKHIDKVGSRSFNVAIAPFSLSTFGDGSDTI